One part of the Microbacterium saperdae genome encodes these proteins:
- a CDS encoding Gfo/Idh/MocA family protein, giving the protein MVLRIGVAGAGSRAELATYIPRFGAEIVVVADPAPRGEDRARELFGPSVAVVPDHRALAAFDLDAVFVLTPDHTHAEVAVDLLEAGIPVYLEKPIATRIDDADRILDAAYRTRTRLAIGHNMRHMPMVRLLKDLIDRGTIGEVKTIWCRHFIGHGGDFYFKDWHAESEKTTGLLLQKGAHDIDVIHWLAGAPSRDVVAMGDLMVYGGIEDRRDNSDRMMGTLASYDNWPPLAQKELNPVIDIEDVSLMTMRLDNGVLATYQQCAFAPDYWRNYTVIGTEGRLENFGDSDGGIVRLWNRRSEYNGQGDADFEIPLGEGTHGGADVAIVEEFLGFLRGDRTLETSPVAARDSVAAGIAATTSIRSGAAPQRVVELDPAIRTYFDGGQLDAAVRTGRG; this is encoded by the coding sequence ATGGTCCTGAGGATCGGAGTGGCGGGCGCGGGATCCCGCGCCGAACTCGCCACGTACATCCCGCGATTCGGTGCGGAGATCGTCGTGGTCGCCGACCCCGCGCCACGGGGAGAGGATCGGGCCAGGGAACTGTTCGGGCCATCGGTCGCGGTCGTCCCCGACCATCGTGCGCTCGCCGCGTTCGATCTCGACGCGGTGTTCGTGCTGACTCCCGATCACACCCACGCCGAGGTCGCCGTCGACCTGCTCGAGGCCGGGATCCCCGTGTATCTCGAGAAGCCGATCGCGACGCGGATCGACGACGCCGACCGCATCCTCGATGCCGCGTATCGCACCCGCACGCGTCTCGCGATCGGCCACAACATGCGGCACATGCCGATGGTCCGACTGCTGAAGGACCTGATCGACCGGGGGACGATCGGCGAGGTCAAGACGATCTGGTGCCGGCACTTCATCGGCCACGGCGGGGACTTCTACTTCAAGGACTGGCACGCCGAGAGCGAGAAGACGACCGGACTGCTGCTCCAGAAGGGCGCGCACGACATCGACGTGATCCACTGGCTCGCAGGGGCGCCCAGCAGGGACGTCGTCGCGATGGGGGACCTCATGGTCTACGGCGGGATCGAGGACCGTCGCGACAACTCCGACCGGATGATGGGAACGCTCGCCAGCTACGACAACTGGCCCCCGCTCGCGCAGAAGGAACTCAACCCGGTGATCGACATCGAGGACGTCTCGCTCATGACGATGCGGCTCGACAACGGCGTGCTCGCCACGTATCAGCAGTGCGCGTTCGCGCCCGACTACTGGCGCAACTACACCGTCATCGGCACCGAAGGGCGGCTGGAGAACTTCGGCGACTCCGACGGAGGGATCGTGCGCCTGTGGAACCGGCGGTCGGAGTACAACGGGCAGGGCGACGCGGACTTCGAGATCCCTCTCGGCGAGGGCACCCACGGCGGGGCGGATGTGGCGATCGTCGAGGAGTTCCTCGGCTTTCTCCGCGGGGACAGAACTCTCGAGACCTCGCCGGTCGCCGCACGGGACAGCGTCGCGGCCGGGATCGCGGCGACCACGTCGATCCGGAGCGGTGCGGCACCTCAACGGGTGGTCGAGCTCGATCCGGCGATCCGCACGTACTTCGACGGCGGCCAGCTCGACGCGGCGGTGCGCACGGGGCGCGGATGA
- a CDS encoding carbohydrate ABC transporter permease, with protein sequence MSDRTAQKRRGQRTGRHLGAHAVLLVGGVVMVSPFIYQLLATFMTNGQITSVPPTLWPTQWNLDNYIGVFTQVPFLRQMLNTVIITVLTTVATLILCALGGYAFARMRFFAKGPLFAVVLSMLMVPGTLLLIPQYQTVQSLGWLNSFAGIVVPGLVNAFGIFMMRQFFLGLPKELEEAARLDGANPGQVFWQVMLPLARPGLSALAILTALASWSSLLWPLVIVNSQDMMPLAVGLASFTGEHGSEYPSMLAAALMAMLPIMILFLVMQRQVIEGIAFSGLKG encoded by the coding sequence ATGAGTGACCGCACCGCGCAGAAGCGCCGGGGACAGCGCACCGGTCGGCACCTCGGAGCGCACGCCGTGCTGCTGGTCGGCGGCGTCGTGATGGTGTCGCCGTTCATCTACCAGCTGCTGGCCACGTTCATGACGAACGGTCAGATCACGTCGGTGCCGCCGACGCTCTGGCCGACGCAGTGGAACCTCGACAACTACATCGGCGTCTTCACCCAGGTGCCGTTCCTGCGCCAGATGCTGAACACCGTCATCATCACCGTGCTGACGACCGTGGCGACGCTCATCCTGTGCGCGCTCGGGGGATACGCGTTCGCCCGCATGCGCTTCTTCGCGAAGGGGCCGTTGTTCGCGGTCGTGCTGTCGATGCTGATGGTGCCGGGCACGCTGCTGCTCATCCCCCAGTACCAGACCGTGCAGAGCCTCGGCTGGCTCAACTCCTTCGCCGGCATCGTCGTGCCGGGACTCGTGAACGCGTTCGGGATCTTCATGATGCGCCAGTTCTTCCTCGGACTGCCCAAGGAGCTCGAGGAGGCGGCGCGGCTCGACGGGGCGAACCCCGGCCAGGTGTTCTGGCAGGTCATGCTCCCGCTGGCCCGTCCTGGGCTGAGCGCCCTCGCGATCCTCACCGCCCTCGCGTCCTGGTCGTCGCTGCTGTGGCCGCTCGTGATCGTCAACAGTCAGGACATGATGCCGCTCGCCGTCGGGCTGGCCTCCTTCACGGGAGAGCACGGCTCGGAGTACCCCTCCATGCTCGCCGCGGCGCTCATGGCGATGCTGCCGATCATGATCCTGTTCCTCGTGATGCAGCGCCAGGTCATCGAGGGCATCGCCTTCTCGGGTCTCAAAGGCTGA
- a CDS encoding carbohydrate ABC transporter permease, translated as MTTTTASRGRVVAPVTARPVRRTRKYDGVWPWIFLVPILVPLAIFFIWPLLRTFYYSFTTWGFFGDVSWTGVDNYVRLFSDPDFALALGNTAIYTAIVMLNVPIAVYLAALINRPGLRFKGLYRTLYFLPVVTMPVAVAIVWRMLYSGDFGLINAFLGLFGIPGPYWLSTPGLSLVAVAIVGIWLSLGFNIIVFSAGLSSIPPDLYEAASIDGASPGRQFRNITLPLLTPTIFFISVLTLIGGFQVFDLIFVMLGTGPNAARSQTLVYFFYNEGFLQNDKGYATAIGVVIIVMIAVLTAIQFRLQKKWVHYE; from the coding sequence ATGACCACCACCACAGCGAGTCGCGGGCGGGTGGTGGCTCCGGTCACCGCCCGCCCCGTGCGGCGCACGCGCAAGTACGACGGCGTCTGGCCGTGGATCTTCCTGGTGCCGATCCTGGTGCCCTTGGCGATCTTCTTCATCTGGCCGCTCCTGCGCACGTTCTACTACAGCTTCACCACCTGGGGCTTCTTCGGCGACGTGAGCTGGACCGGGGTCGACAACTACGTCCGCCTGTTCAGCGATCCCGACTTCGCCCTCGCCCTCGGCAACACCGCCATCTACACCGCCATCGTGATGCTCAACGTGCCGATCGCCGTGTATCTCGCGGCGCTCATCAACCGGCCGGGGCTCCGGTTCAAGGGCCTCTACCGCACGCTCTACTTCCTGCCGGTCGTCACCATGCCGGTCGCGGTGGCGATCGTGTGGCGGATGCTCTACAGCGGCGACTTCGGCCTCATCAACGCCTTCCTCGGTCTCTTCGGCATCCCCGGACCGTACTGGCTGTCGACGCCGGGGCTCTCCCTCGTGGCCGTCGCCATCGTCGGCATCTGGCTGTCTCTCGGCTTCAACATCATCGTGTTCAGTGCGGGGCTCTCCAGCATCCCGCCCGACCTGTACGAGGCCGCCTCGATCGACGGGGCGAGCCCCGGGCGTCAGTTCCGCAACATCACGCTTCCCCTGCTCACTCCGACGATCTTCTTCATCAGCGTGCTGACGCTGATCGGAGGATTCCAGGTGTTCGACCTGATCTTCGTGATGCTCGGCACCGGCCCCAACGCCGCCCGGTCGCAGACCCTCGTCTACTTCTTCTACAACGAGGGCTTCCTGCAGAACGACAAGGGCTACGCGACGGCGATCGGAGTCGTGATCATCGTCATGATCGCCGTCCTCACCGCCATCCAGTTCCGCCTCCAGAAGAAGTGGGTGCACTATGAGTGA
- a CDS encoding glycoside hydrolase family protein has product MSYSSRRSAPWMLAAALAAGLLVAGAVPAASGSAVPDATADPELSVSLAYEFLDARVDEFCDGDGHCLPRSYQGGFFTTPTWDFTPSFVYDDALVVIAYTARGLPDDIRRARAIGDTLLFVQANDPIGDGRTRASYEPHGIRQGRVEITGPGTFTGNQAWVGMALARLFHATGDQKYLDGAVEVAQWIQANTADTVRVPYGYTGGQLEDGTSLVWKSTEHNTDIAGFFSQLAALTGDTVWADRAAVAANFVTAMQAADGHVDTGTLLDGSTVNTYPVPLDAQTWSYLGTGDARYGAALDWTLAHLIATDGPYSGPSISGTDVSKVWFEGSGHLALSLKLRGGPGDAARAESLLSGIRLAQRDALNGDGKGIVATSTDGLDSGFGDLYYASLHTGTTAWYLLAAAGDNPFRLPTD; this is encoded by the coding sequence ATGTCGTATTCGTCGCGCCGATCGGCGCCGTGGATGCTCGCAGCCGCGCTCGCGGCGGGCCTCCTGGTGGCGGGCGCGGTCCCGGCCGCATCAGGATCCGCTGTCCCGGATGCCACCGCCGATCCGGAACTCTCCGTCTCGTTGGCCTACGAGTTCCTGGATGCCCGCGTCGACGAGTTCTGTGACGGTGACGGGCACTGCCTCCCGCGCAGCTACCAGGGCGGATTCTTCACCACTCCGACCTGGGACTTCACGCCCTCCTTCGTCTACGACGATGCGCTGGTCGTGATCGCGTACACGGCGAGAGGCCTCCCCGACGACATCCGCCGCGCCAGGGCGATCGGCGACACCCTGCTCTTCGTGCAGGCGAACGATCCGATCGGCGACGGCCGCACCCGCGCGTCCTACGAGCCGCACGGCATCCGGCAGGGCCGGGTGGAGATCACGGGACCGGGAACCTTCACCGGGAATCAGGCGTGGGTGGGGATGGCGCTCGCGCGGCTGTTCCACGCGACCGGCGATCAGAAGTACCTCGACGGTGCGGTCGAGGTCGCGCAGTGGATTCAGGCGAACACGGCCGACACCGTGCGCGTCCCCTACGGGTACACCGGCGGGCAGCTCGAGGACGGCACCTCGCTCGTGTGGAAGTCCACGGAGCACAACACCGACATCGCCGGCTTCTTCTCGCAGCTGGCCGCACTCACCGGTGACACGGTGTGGGCGGATCGTGCCGCTGTCGCCGCGAACTTCGTGACGGCGATGCAGGCCGCAGACGGGCACGTCGACACCGGCACGCTGCTGGACGGATCCACCGTCAACACCTACCCGGTACCCCTCGACGCGCAGACGTGGAGCTACCTCGGTACCGGCGACGCCCGTTACGGCGCCGCCCTCGACTGGACCCTCGCGCACCTCATCGCCACGGACGGCCCGTACAGCGGTCCGTCGATCAGCGGCACCGATGTGTCGAAGGTCTGGTTCGAAGGCAGCGGCCACCTGGCCTTGTCGCTGAAGCTGCGCGGCGGTCCGGGCGACGCGGCCCGTGCGGAGTCGCTGCTTTCCGGCATCCGTCTGGCGCAGCGCGATGCCCTGAACGGCGATGGCAAAGGCATCGTCGCGACCTCGACGGACGGCCTGGACTCCGGATTCGGCGATCTCTACTACGCCAGCCTGCACACCGGGACGACCGCGTGGTACCTGCTCGCGGCGGCCGGGGACAACCCCTTCCGCCTGCCGACCGACTGA
- a CDS encoding DUF1761 domain-containing protein: MVPEINYWAVLLATASSMIVGSIWYTPKVFGTRWSKLANVDMDRPAASATMAIITTVIVSFITAWVLAGASAIAWHFYGGSFFWGAIVTAVTLWAGFTAARFITHDAFEGRPTALTTLNIAHELVTVVVMGVLIGVWPPALMG; this comes from the coding sequence ATGGTTCCCGAGATCAACTACTGGGCCGTTCTGCTGGCCACCGCGTCGAGCATGATCGTCGGCTCGATCTGGTACACGCCGAAGGTGTTCGGGACGCGGTGGTCGAAGCTCGCGAACGTCGACATGGACCGCCCCGCCGCGAGCGCGACGATGGCCATCATCACGACCGTGATCGTGAGCTTCATCACGGCATGGGTGCTCGCCGGAGCATCCGCCATCGCCTGGCACTTCTACGGCGGATCCTTCTTCTGGGGCGCGATCGTCACGGCGGTCACGCTGTGGGCGGGCTTCACGGCCGCGCGATTCATCACGCACGACGCCTTCGAAGGACGCCCCACCGCACTCACGACTCTCAACATCGCGCACGAGCTCGTCACGGTCGTCGTCATGGGCGTGCTGATCGGGGTGTGGCCGCCGGCATTGATGGGCTGA
- a CDS encoding glycoside hydrolase family 13 protein has product MAQLEQIAAPGSEWWRSAVIYQIYPRSFADASGDGIGDLPGITSRLDSLQELGVDAIWLSPFMTSPQRDAGYDVADYRDVDPLFGTLADFDEMLAQAHARGIRVVVDLVPNHSSDQHVWFQQALKAAPGSPERARYIFRDGKGENGELPPNNWESVFGGGMWQRITEADGTPGQWYLHIFDPTQPDFDWNNEEVREEFRSILRFWLDRGVDGFRVDVAHGMIKAEGLPDYTPPSDADSMGGGEANVPYWGQDGVHDIYRDWHKVLAEYDGDRALCGEAWMPTLKQTALWVRPDEMHQTFNFPYLMTSWHAKDLGDVIRESLEEFGGVGAPSTWVLSNHDVVRHASRLALTADNPQGEGIGPKTPHKPDTAIGLARARAATTLMLALPGSAYLYQGEELGLPEAMEIPDEFRQDPTWFRTQHERYGRDGCRVPLPWEADAPAFGFNTTNLSWLPQPAEWATYARDVEEADPTSTLSLYKELLAARRAHGFGSGSLVWEEAGDDAVAFRRGDVHVVANLGSAPLELPAGASIVLKSQPFEGSSLPVDTAVWYTQA; this is encoded by the coding sequence ATGGCACAGCTTGAGCAGATCGCAGCCCCCGGTTCCGAGTGGTGGCGCAGCGCCGTCATCTACCAGATCTACCCCCGTTCCTTCGCGGACGCGTCCGGCGACGGCATCGGCGATCTGCCGGGCATCACCAGCCGTCTGGACTCCCTGCAGGAGCTCGGCGTCGACGCCATCTGGCTGAGCCCGTTCATGACGAGCCCGCAGCGCGACGCGGGCTACGACGTGGCCGACTACCGCGACGTCGACCCGCTGTTCGGCACGCTGGCCGACTTCGACGAGATGCTGGCGCAGGCGCACGCCCGCGGCATCCGCGTCGTGGTGGACCTGGTCCCGAACCACTCGTCCGACCAGCACGTCTGGTTCCAGCAGGCACTCAAGGCCGCCCCCGGCAGCCCGGAGCGCGCGCGCTACATCTTCCGCGACGGCAAGGGCGAGAACGGCGAACTCCCCCCGAACAACTGGGAGTCCGTGTTCGGCGGCGGCATGTGGCAGCGCATCACCGAGGCCGACGGCACGCCCGGCCAGTGGTACCTGCACATCTTCGACCCCACGCAGCCCGACTTCGACTGGAACAACGAAGAGGTGCGCGAGGAGTTCCGCTCCATCCTGCGCTTCTGGCTCGACCGCGGTGTCGACGGCTTCCGCGTCGACGTCGCCCACGGCATGATCAAGGCCGAGGGCCTGCCCGACTACACGCCCCCGAGCGACGCCGACTCCATGGGCGGCGGCGAGGCGAACGTCCCGTACTGGGGCCAGGATGGCGTGCACGACATCTACCGCGACTGGCACAAGGTGCTCGCCGAGTACGACGGTGACCGCGCCCTGTGCGGCGAGGCCTGGATGCCGACGCTGAAGCAGACCGCCCTCTGGGTGCGTCCGGACGAGATGCACCAGACCTTCAACTTCCCGTACCTGATGACGTCGTGGCACGCGAAGGACCTCGGCGACGTCATCCGCGAATCGCTCGAGGAGTTCGGCGGCGTCGGAGCGCCCAGCACCTGGGTGCTCTCGAACCACGACGTCGTGCGGCACGCCTCGCGCCTCGCGCTCACCGCCGACAACCCGCAGGGCGAGGGCATCGGCCCGAAGACCCCGCACAAGCCCGACACCGCGATCGGTCTGGCCCGCGCCCGCGCGGCGACCACGCTGATGCTGGCGCTGCCCGGATCCGCGTACCTGTACCAGGGCGAGGAGCTCGGCCTGCCCGAGGCGATGGAGATCCCCGACGAGTTCCGTCAGGACCCGACCTGGTTCCGCACCCAGCACGAGCGCTACGGTCGCGACGGATGCCGCGTCCCGCTGCCCTGGGAGGCGGATGCTCCGGCGTTCGGCTTCAACACCACGAATCTGTCGTGGCTGCCGCAGCCGGCGGAGTGGGCGACCTACGCCCGCGATGTCGAAGAGGCCGACCCCACGTCGACCCTGTCGCTCTACAAGGAGCTGCTGGCCGCTCGCCGAGCACACGGCTTCGGCTCCGGCTCGCTGGTCTGGGAAGAGGCCGGGGATGACGCCGTGGCCTTCCGCCGCGGTGACGTGCACGTCGTCGCGAACCTCGGCAGCGCCCCGCTCGAGCTCCCCGCCGGAGCATCGATCGTGCTGAAGAGCCAGCCGTTCGAGGGCTCCTCCCTCCCGGTCGACACCGCCGTCTGGTACACCCAGGCCTGA
- a CDS encoding ABC transporter substrate-binding protein: protein MTVSAVAAVSVLSLSLAGCASGAGPAAEGGESTINYVIWDANALEPYKDVIAAFNEEHPEITVNIQALPWDQYWTKLQTQASSKTLPDVFWINEPNAGLYATNGALAAIDTAQGFDPANFPDASIQSYTFDDELYAAPTGYSTMGVWYNTDLFDRAGVDYPAEGWTQQDFVAAATAISDALGSEGVFGAAAAPWTGQETSYNTIYQSGGEVISADGTTSGYDDPGTIAGVKLWVDLAQAGVSPSVAQITDTPIPQYFTSGKLAMMWSGPWNANSLKDSEIADTVAVAPLPTGESDLVTTIQGGADAVSAYSENKEAAQTFQAFLGSKKAQELYGAAGLGIPAYNGVASSFTDAFPQWDLSLFSDQAEHAAPYPVSLNTAAWNTLENEYLSKAWSGELTVEEACTQLAAAMNEVLAAEKK from the coding sequence ATGACTGTGAGCGCCGTCGCCGCCGTCTCCGTCCTCTCCCTCAGCCTGGCAGGCTGCGCCTCCGGCGCCGGCCCCGCCGCAGAAGGCGGAGAGAGCACCATCAACTACGTGATCTGGGACGCGAACGCCCTGGAGCCCTACAAGGACGTGATCGCCGCGTTCAACGAGGAACACCCCGAGATCACGGTCAACATCCAGGCACTGCCCTGGGACCAGTACTGGACCAAGCTGCAGACCCAGGCGTCGAGCAAGACGCTTCCTGATGTGTTCTGGATCAACGAGCCGAACGCGGGTCTGTACGCGACCAACGGCGCGCTCGCCGCGATCGACACCGCCCAGGGATTCGACCCGGCGAACTTCCCTGACGCGTCCATCCAGAGCTACACCTTCGACGACGAGCTCTACGCGGCCCCCACCGGCTACTCGACGATGGGTGTCTGGTACAACACCGACCTCTTCGACCGCGCGGGCGTCGACTACCCGGCCGAGGGGTGGACGCAGCAGGACTTCGTCGCCGCGGCCACGGCCATCAGCGATGCGCTGGGCTCCGAGGGCGTCTTCGGCGCCGCCGCCGCCCCGTGGACCGGTCAGGAGACCTCCTACAACACCATCTACCAGTCGGGTGGCGAGGTCATCTCCGCAGACGGCACCACCTCCGGATACGACGACCCCGGCACGATCGCCGGCGTCAAGCTCTGGGTCGACCTGGCCCAGGCAGGCGTCTCCCCGTCGGTCGCGCAGATCACCGACACCCCGATCCCGCAGTACTTCACCTCGGGCAAGCTCGCCATGATGTGGTCGGGCCCGTGGAACGCGAACTCGCTGAAGGACAGCGAGATCGCCGACACCGTCGCGGTGGCCCCGCTGCCGACCGGTGAGTCCGACCTCGTCACCACGATCCAGGGCGGCGCGGATGCGGTCTCCGCCTACTCGGAGAACAAGGAGGCCGCGCAGACGTTCCAGGCCTTCCTCGGCTCGAAGAAGGCGCAGGAGCTCTACGGGGCTGCCGGGCTCGGCATCCCCGCCTACAACGGCGTCGCCTCGAGCTTCACGGATGCCTTCCCCCAGTGGGACCTGTCGCTGTTCAGTGACCAGGCGGAGCACGCGGCTCCGTACCCGGTGTCGCTCAACACGGCGGCCTGGAACACGCTCGAGAACGAGTACCTCTCCAAGGCGTGGAGTGGGGAGCTCACCGTCGAGGAGGCCTGCACGCAGCTGGCCGCCGCGATGAACGAGGTGCTCGCCGCCGAGAAGAAGTGA
- a CDS encoding nucleoside hydrolase produces the protein MTDHRHHPVPILIETDLCDDVDDAGALAVAHALADEDRVRILGIGINTSGHWSHSAARVLNGYYGRPELPVGILHPTTDAIGPEDYARAISRMHPSAATPDRMPPAVDVLRAALADADDGSVTLVSIGYFGNLVALLDSPADASAPLAGRELVRAKVARTVVMGGVFGRRARPERGAEPVSETNFVHDVGQTARFLGEWPGSIDFVGWETAADVITGRTLPLTQGDDSPVAIAYALHSGKGTGRPSWDLLAVMLSASELEGHIAWSEPGTVAVDDIARTLWTASADGDHRYAKVVSSAEQVADIIDDHLGRPPRQPVGSISASVSEVEAWS, from the coding sequence ATGACTGACCACCGGCACCACCCCGTGCCGATCCTGATCGAGACCGACCTCTGCGACGACGTCGACGACGCCGGGGCGCTCGCGGTGGCGCACGCCCTGGCCGACGAGGACCGCGTGCGGATCCTCGGCATCGGGATCAACACCTCGGGGCATTGGAGCCACAGCGCGGCCCGGGTGCTGAACGGCTACTACGGGCGCCCCGAGCTGCCCGTCGGCATCCTGCATCCGACCACGGATGCGATCGGGCCGGAGGACTATGCGCGGGCGATCAGCAGGATGCATCCGTCCGCCGCCACTCCCGATCGCATGCCGCCCGCCGTCGACGTGCTGCGCGCGGCACTGGCTGATGCGGATGACGGTTCGGTCACCCTCGTCTCGATCGGGTATTTCGGGAATCTGGTCGCACTGCTGGACTCCCCCGCGGATGCCTCGGCCCCGCTCGCCGGTCGGGAGCTGGTGCGCGCCAAGGTCGCCAGGACGGTCGTGATGGGCGGAGTCTTCGGGCGACGAGCCCGGCCGGAGCGCGGTGCGGAACCGGTCTCCGAGACGAACTTCGTCCACGATGTCGGGCAGACCGCGAGGTTCCTCGGGGAGTGGCCGGGGTCGATCGACTTCGTGGGGTGGGAGACCGCCGCCGACGTGATCACCGGGCGCACGCTGCCGCTGACCCAGGGCGATGACAGCCCCGTCGCGATCGCCTACGCGCTGCACAGCGGCAAGGGCACAGGACGCCCGAGCTGGGATCTGCTCGCCGTGATGCTCAGCGCATCCGAGCTCGAGGGTCATATCGCCTGGAGCGAGCCGGGCACCGTCGCCGTCGATGACATCGCGCGAACACTCTGGACGGCATCCGCCGACGGGGACCACCGCTATGCGAAGGTCGTCTCATCGGCGGAGCAGGTCGCCGACATCATCGACGACCATCTGGGGCGTCCGCCGCGCCAGCCGGTCGGAAGCATCTCCGCGAGCGTGAGCGAGGTCGAGGCATGGTCCTGA
- the purQ gene encoding phosphoribosylformylglycinamidine synthase subunit PurQ produces the protein MTARIGVVTFPGSLDDRDAQRAVRIAGAEPVALWHGSHDLEGVDALVLPGGFSYGDYLRAGAIAALSPIMSEVKDAAAKGMPVLGICNGFQMLVEAHLLPGGLIRNDHQHFVRRDQKLTVANSDTAWTNTFRTGQEIVIPLKNGDGGYIADDETLDRLEGEGLVAFRYAGVNPNGSLRDIAGLTNEDGNVVGLMPHPEHAVEPGFGPDTAVAMRSGIDGIGFFVSAIAAVARVAA, from the coding sequence ATGACCGCACGCATCGGCGTCGTCACCTTCCCGGGTTCGCTCGACGACCGCGACGCCCAGCGCGCCGTACGCATCGCGGGCGCGGAGCCGGTCGCCCTGTGGCACGGCTCGCACGACCTCGAAGGCGTCGACGCACTGGTGCTCCCCGGCGGCTTCAGCTACGGCGACTACCTGCGTGCCGGTGCGATCGCCGCGCTGTCGCCGATCATGAGCGAGGTCAAGGATGCCGCGGCGAAGGGCATGCCCGTGCTCGGCATCTGCAACGGCTTCCAGATGCTCGTCGAGGCGCACCTGCTGCCCGGCGGCCTGATCCGCAACGACCACCAACACTTCGTGCGCCGCGACCAGAAGCTCACCGTCGCGAACTCCGACACCGCGTGGACGAACACGTTCCGCACCGGCCAGGAGATCGTGATCCCGCTGAAGAACGGCGACGGCGGCTACATCGCCGACGACGAGACGCTCGATCGCCTCGAAGGCGAGGGTCTCGTGGCCTTCCGCTACGCGGGCGTGAACCCGAACGGCTCACTGCGCGACATCGCGGGACTCACGAACGAGGACGGCAACGTCGTGGGCCTCATGCCGCACCCCGAGCACGCGGTCGAGCCCGGCTTCGGCCCCGACACGGCGGTCGCGATGCGTTCCGGTATCGACGGCATCGGCTTCTTCGTGAGCGCGATCGCCGCCGTCGCCCGCGTCGCCGCGTAA
- a CDS encoding ROK family protein, with translation MTTTSRSGDRSLLRRMNTHAALLGIRDGHQTTSTLADHLGISRTAVEDVIRDLGELGWITPADAPASARPGRPARSYRFAAESGYVVGVDIGVHKILGTVADLDGELRASHKVSVDEDASATDRLDLATAVVEECLALAGVDADAVWCAGVGSPGVIDAAGTVTRYGGNGLPGWLGLDLATTLSSRWGIPVRVESDNNLGTIAEHWRGSAQDAQDVVYILSGNRTSAGMLLAGSLYRGHSGGSGLVGALPQLGWADAPSHVAALAGSGVEPTREAMFLAAREGHPQALAALDGFAGSIATGVVAMSLAVDPELIVLGGGISRGGDVILDAVRAHIDRLQPQAPRVVLSTLGDESVAMGAVRIALDAIESQLLASVQQETRFPPPSRGILTA, from the coding sequence ATGACGACGACATCACGCTCCGGCGACCGGTCGCTGCTGAGACGCATGAACACGCACGCTGCGCTCCTCGGCATCCGCGACGGTCATCAGACGACGTCGACCTTGGCCGACCACCTGGGGATCTCCCGCACCGCCGTCGAGGACGTCATCCGCGATCTCGGCGAACTCGGCTGGATCACCCCGGCCGATGCGCCGGCCAGCGCCCGCCCCGGACGCCCGGCGCGGAGCTACCGCTTCGCCGCCGAGTCCGGGTACGTCGTGGGTGTCGACATCGGCGTGCACAAGATCCTCGGCACGGTCGCCGACCTCGACGGAGAACTCCGCGCGTCCCACAAGGTGTCCGTCGACGAGGACGCGAGCGCCACCGACCGCCTCGACCTCGCGACCGCTGTCGTGGAGGAGTGCCTCGCCCTGGCCGGCGTGGATGCCGATGCGGTCTGGTGCGCCGGCGTCGGCTCCCCCGGCGTGATCGACGCCGCCGGCACCGTCACCCGGTACGGCGGGAACGGCCTCCCCGGGTGGCTCGGCCTCGACCTCGCGACGACGCTGTCGTCGCGGTGGGGCATTCCGGTGCGCGTGGAGAGCGACAACAATCTCGGCACCATCGCCGAGCACTGGCGCGGCAGCGCACAGGATGCGCAGGATGTCGTCTACATCCTGTCCGGCAACCGGACCAGTGCGGGAATGCTGCTCGCCGGCTCCCTGTACCGCGGCCACAGCGGCGGGTCCGGTCTGGTCGGCGCACTCCCCCAGCTGGGCTGGGCCGATGCCCCGAGCCACGTCGCGGCGCTCGCCGGCAGCGGCGTCGAACCGACGCGCGAAGCCATGTTCCTCGCGGCCCGCGAAGGGCACCCGCAGGCGCTCGCCGCCCTCGACGGATTCGCGGGCAGCATCGCCACCGGCGTCGTGGCGATGTCGCTCGCGGTCGATCCGGAGCTGATCGTGCTCGGCGGCGGCATCTCCCGCGGGGGAGACGTCATCCTCGACGCGGTCCGCGCCCACATCGACCGCCTGCAGCCGCAGGCACCGCGCGTCGTGCTGTCGACTCTGGGCGACGAGTCGGTCGCGATGGGAGCGGTCAGGATCGCGCTCGATGCGATCGAGTCGCAGCTGCTCGCCTCCGTGCAGCAGGAGACCCGTTTCCCACCCCCCTCTCGGGGGATCCTGACCGCCTGA